From the genome of Deltaproteobacteria bacterium, one region includes:
- a CDS encoding M20/M25/M40 family metallo-hydrolase, translating to RFGAAWLAENQADKCRAEYLLNEGGSGWTAGGLSGFFCGVGEKGPLWLRLWAEGPPGHGSIPLHDNACVRLVKALDRITEHKQPLQIVSEMQAFLAKAGIGRDATPEELAKHSMMTLGPIAAMFHNTISLTGLKAGQKENVIPSKAEATLDCRLLPGVDQASFMTELKRIIGDEKIQIEVIEGFEASSSPPDTEMYQAIELALAENYPGITVLPTISTGFTDSRCFRKLGCHCYGLSPIMVDREILSTAHGHDERIPLDGLDKGIKVIFEMIQRLNSD from the coding sequence AGGTTTGGAGCTGCATGGCTGGCCGAAAATCAGGCCGATAAATGCAGGGCCGAATACCTGCTCAACGAGGGCGGTAGCGGCTGGACGGCCGGCGGCCTGTCGGGATTCTTTTGCGGTGTCGGAGAGAAAGGTCCTCTATGGTTGCGTCTCTGGGCAGAAGGGCCTCCCGGTCATGGGTCCATACCGCTGCATGACAACGCCTGCGTTCGCCTGGTAAAGGCCCTCGATCGTATTACTGAACATAAACAGCCTCTTCAGATCGTCAGCGAGATGCAGGCTTTCCTGGCAAAGGCTGGTATCGGCCGTGATGCCACCCCGGAGGAACTGGCCAAGCATAGCATGATGACCTTAGGGCCCATAGCAGCTATGTTTCACAATACCATAAGCTTAACCGGACTCAAGGCCGGACAAAAGGAAAATGTTATCCCCTCCAAGGCAGAGGCCACTCTCGACTGCCGCCTCCTTCCCGGGGTGGATCAGGCAAGCTTCATGACGGAATTGAAACGGATTATAGGGGATGAAAAAATTCAGATTGAGGTTATCGAGGGTTTCGAGGCCTCGAGTTCACCGCCTGACACTGAAATGTACCAGGCCATTGAGCTGGCGCTGGCTGAAAATTATCCGGGCATAACGGTCCTGCCCACTATTTCGACCGGGTTTACCGACTCCCGTTGTTTCAGAAAACTGGGGTGTCATTGCTACGGCCTCTCCCCGATCATGGTGGACCGTGAAATCCTCTCCACCGCCCATGGACATGACGAACGCATCCCCTTAGATGGCCTGGACAAGGGAATCAAGGTCATCTTCGAAATGATC